In the Glycine max cultivar Williams 82 chromosome 6, Glycine_max_v4.0, whole genome shotgun sequence genome, actttaaagaacctcgtgTTAGAGGACGCTAAGACACAAtgctttgataggatgtgacattggggatgaatttttattctaattgcataatgttattttattttattttacctcaccgatttaacaaaatttcctTTGTAAATTTGGACGGTCTTGTTCTAAGTCGAtacttttaataagttttatttgataataatgaAGTGAATATAAATCTTTTACTTACGTGAATTTGTTTGTgtgtatttttatatgttttatttatttatatgtatgttaaAGTAGAGGGTGTCATAGATGTTACATTATATCGtcattatataacaaaaaagaaaatattgtgcCATAGCTAGACCAttgtattacttttttttaataaactattaGAAATAGTTGAATCTTAACTCTTGCAATCTGTTTGttctaaaaaatacaaatacaaatgGGACACGATTGAATAATATCATATGTCATCATTCCTAAAATAAAGCTTCTAATAACTTCTATTAAAAGcaaatttcatcaataaatCTAATTGTTGAATTTAAAGTTCTCATAAAATATCAAgtttaataatttcaaattaaaaaatatatttttttgaaccaggcaaataatttttattaaaggtAGCCAAGAAACTGGTACAAGTTGTACCAGATTAGCAGTACACcagaaaatttcaaattaaaataataattgatatttcatcatcttattttattttaacatataatatgttatttaaaatatacacaAATAGTTATTATAGTTTATTCATATCTACAAATGTCTAAATcttgaaaaaaagttatatacatCATCATCACAATAATATTACATGAATTAATGGTTAGATTGATATAATTTACTTGtaataaaatgttattatatGTGTCATATTATTAAGTTTGACGGTTGATGTCATATAAATATATGTcgattgttaaattaattaaaaatatatagtaattttaatttggcTTAAATATGAATGTAAACAATGTAATTTCGCATTTTTTAagtcttttgtaaaatttttatttatttttagtctataagtttgtacttttttaattttgatttcgataagtttttattttattttgtttttataaatttatatttttttaattttgatttctcaAAAAGTACAAACTTACaaatctaaaaacaaaaaaaaaaattaaacaagagattaaaattacatgaactaaaattaaaaaacacagatttataggaactaaaaataaacaaaaaacttataagtatcaaaaataaaaaagaacgtGAACTTAAATAcactaaattcatatttaagacttttaacaatatataaacTTATAGGATTCCACTTATGCATAGCCTTTTAGTTTTAGCGATAAAAACATGCAGAGTAATTAACGAGATGGGTGACATACAATTTCAGCAAGCAATGGCAGAGTTAGGTGTACTTACCATAGCGATTCACTAGAATGGATTTCAAGTTATTACAAATCACCTTATTGGGCCATTCATCATTCTCCAATATGCTTAAACTCCCcaaataacaaaaagaaaaactaagtaCCAAGTACCAGTAATAGTAGGTTTATCAGTAAGGGTAGTTGCAGTAGGTTTGAATCAGTAATAGTAGTTTTATCAAACAATCTACTTCCCTCAGTTAACAATGCTACCAAGTACCAAACGTAGCATAGTCTCACCATTCCACATTTCACAAATTCATAgctattataaataaaactaagcaATGTGCTTAAATCCTTATTATTAGACCCTTTCTCTTAGAGCCAAGAGGTTTAAGTTATAGTAACATTACTTGAGGAGATTACCACTTGCTAGAAAAATATGAAGTTCCATTTGGTGCTATTTGTTATAATAGCCGCCATTTTTGGAGTTGGGCTTGAAGGGTGCCAATGCAAGGTTGTGCAGTTCATTTTTGGAGACTCTCTCTCTGATGTTGGAAATAACAATTACCTTTCTAAGAGCCTTGCTCAGGCAAGTTTACCTTGGTATGGTATTGATTTGGGCAATGGACTCCCTAATGGCAGGTTCTCAAATGGTCGCACGGTTGCTGATATAATAGGTAATTGTAAATCTTTCACTTTTATGGTTAAACCCCAAATTAGTCCcagaaattttacttttttcactACTTTTACAAAATGTCATTCATGTTTGTCTTTTCATTGTACTAAAGTGAATAGTGTTTTATGAAGTTAGAGAGTGAAGAAAAGTCAAGGACTAATTGTTGTGATGAATGTTTACAACTTTGGACTAAAATGGGATGTTACTACAGTTTTTATATAACATGCAGATAATTTGCTGCTTGTGAGTACACAAGAATTTAACTCAATTTATATCAGCGTGTGGGTTGCTGAATTTTCTGGAAGCCCATATATGACTGCTTGTTTctactttcttttcattttagccAAATGAGGAAAAATggctcctttttttcttcttttaattatagTGTCTATTTAGTTGTGGTTTGTCAAAGGTTTTTGATACTGGGTTGAGCAATCTGTGAATATATGTGAAATAAGAGATTATTCTGTtacttagagaaaaaaaaaagaagcatttttCTATTGTTTCACTCTGTAATCAGAGTTATATTCACATGTTCAGGTGATAATATGGGCCTTCCTAGGCCTCCAGCATTCCTTGACCCATCTTTATCTGAAGATGTTATATTGGAAAATGGAGTGAATTATGCTTCTGGGGGTGGAGGCATCTTGAATGAAACAGGCAGTTATTTTGTAAGTTGCAAAGTGTAAACTTCAATGCTATTTCTCATATAGCTATTTAGTATATAGGCATGACAAGGCACTAATATATGAATCAAATGCTCTAAAGTAAACAATTTACATTAGAGAGTAAAGTACATAGTTTCAATCATTCATGAGAAAATTAACTATTGATATTACATGCATATATTAGAATCTTAACAATTGATTTTCTCATCAAGAGCTGAGATTACTCacttaaactttattttactctaGAGGAGCTAAATCCTTTATagtttatacatatattttgattgaaaagcCATTCCTCTTGCAGATTCAAAGGTTTTCTCTCTACAAGCAAATGGAGCTGTTTCAGGGGACACAAGAACTGATTAGAAGCAGAATTGGGAAAGAGGAGGCAGAGAAGTTTTTCCAGGGAGCTCATTATGTTGTTGCTTTAGGCAGCAATGACTTCATCAACAACTACTTGATGCCTGTTTACAGTGATTCATGGACATATAATGATCAAACCTTCATGGATTACTTGATAGGAACTCTAGGAGAACAATTAAAGGTCTATTTATTAATCCACTCTAAtacaatcattttctttttaaaacgcTATAAACGCGTTCTCTCTggcatatttcttttaatacattttctattatcaagtgaaattcattgaaaatcataaaattactaGTCTCactctttatttaataaatctcactcataattttatagttttcaataaattttgacaaaaaaagtgTGTCGAAAGGAGCATGTAAGAACATGCTATtaacacttttttctttctttttccattttagcttctaactatatttttaattatggcTTTTTACTATTTAGCTACTGCATGGTCTAGGAGCAAGGCAGTTGATGGTGTTTGGGCTGGGCCCAATGGGCTGCATTCCACTTCAAAGGGTGCTTAGTACATCTGGGGAATGTCAAAGTAGAACAAATAATCTGGCTATTAGCTTTAATAAGGCTACAAGCAAGTTAGTTGTTGACTTGGGAAAGCAACTTCCCAATTCAAGCTACAGATTTGGAGATGCATATGACGTTGTTAATGATGTGATTACCAACCCGAACAAATATGGTAAGTAATTAAGTATATACACCTGATAATACATGGGCCATTATCTGAAACTTAAACCATCagcaataattataaatattcaacCGAGCAGGATTAGTCTCTAATCCGATAGGTTAAAAAATGCTCATAGTCTCTAACCtaggaaaaaaagaaactaaaagtcTAAGGAAAAGAAATGAGTTAAAGTATGCAAAATCTAGAAATTATagcaatacaaaaaaaaaagaaaagttatttACTAACAAATGAAAATAGCATTAAGTTATGTTCATTGATATAACTTCAATCTAGCTACAagaattaaattgttaatataaaaatggTTTAATGCATTTTGATCtacaatttttgtaattaagtccTTGAAGTTAGTTTATGAATTATCATAGCTTGAAATtgctaaaaaaaacaacaatttgtgacggttttattatttctaagCATCCAATTACAAAAATGGTAGAAGATCAAtgatttaattacaatttttttaatttaaggatctaactaaaaaatttaaaagatatattaaaattataaacattataCACTAACTAGTAGTAGGGTTCCAAAATTGAAAAGTCGTTAGCTTGTGTACTAAGAATTATTTCCATTGCAATCACAATTTTAATGTAGGGTTCCAAAACTCTGATTCACCCTGTTGCTCCTTTGGGAATATTCGACCAGCTCTTACATGTATACCTGCATCAAAACTGTGCAAAGATAGAAGCAAGTACGTTTTTTGGGATGAGTACCAT is a window encoding:
- the LOC100796950 gene encoding GDSL esterase/lipase At1g74460, whose translation is MKFHLVLFVIIAAIFGVGLEGCQCKVVQFIFGDSLSDVGNNNYLSKSLAQASLPWYGIDLGNGLPNGRFSNGRTVADIIGDNMGLPRPPAFLDPSLSEDVILENGVNYASGGGGILNETGSYFIQRFSLYKQMELFQGTQELIRSRIGKEEAEKFFQGAHYVVALGSNDFINNYLMPVYSDSWTYNDQTFMDYLIGTLGEQLKLLHGLGARQLMVFGLGPMGCIPLQRVLSTSGECQSRTNNLAISFNKATSKLVVDLGKQLPNSSYRFGDAYDVVNDVITNPNKYGFQNSDSPCCSFGNIRPALTCIPASKLCKDRSKYVFWDEYHPSDRANELIANELIKKFGFVRVDQTKPPSPSPALAPSSDD